From the genome of Homalodisca vitripennis isolate AUS2020 chromosome 8, UT_GWSS_2.1, whole genome shotgun sequence, one region includes:
- the LOC124367201 gene encoding zinc finger protein 271-like codes for MPTAAPPATELRQRATRVSALQQHRQIHGGKLFKCEEPGCVYAGRSWGDLRLHLRSHGEERPFHCSDCDFSTKTKAQLLRVAVWCGTVRCAVVYGGIRASRVLGHELVTARYTGDSTFNYRLNHGFIWSASAIFPDTEYLAVVPQGEDLIDARHTFLSGKLADYDTYEDPVKHGLLSLYTAPVGGRHQAEAPRRPCSTTPIDILVSAVPPRYPTPAHGSIAAGVTPDTICLAYVTVRDHNTAPNYKRYRERDSRAYAKDKGLESLMTALDFSQAFDSTVKLVHKTIQTGKPEYLRKKLVFRHEVNKRSTRQDGLLHLPRTRLETGKKAFRYFGPAKHARSHLETKSHHYPHSQFQCNSSMPFSDMLAATWSPRVTIALIASSSVTFLCLFQTYSQSHGGQEKPLSSFPVPVHARSHLETKSHHCPHCQFQCNSSTHLNRHLRLHTGAKPFHCPHCDFSCNLLENLRKHVLSTKKHPGKCLYSCQETSCDFTSNFAKDFRVHLVSVHGQTASAATSFVTGLYNGGEDPRHVDQPLPVTSKK; via the exons ATGCCTACGGCGGCTCCCCCCGCCACTGAGCTGCGGCAGCGTGCGACACGGGT GAGCGCGCTGCAGCAACACCGGCAGATCCACGGCGGCAAGTTGTTCAAGTGCGAGGAGCCTGGCTGTGTGTATGCTGGCAGATCATGGGGGGATCTCCGCCTACATCTCCGCAGCCATGGGGAGGAACGGCCGTTCCATTGCAGTGATTGTGATTTCTCGACCAAGACCAAGGCTCAGTTGCTGAG AGTTGCGGTCTGGTGTGGTACGGTGCGGTGCGCTGTGGTTTATGGCGGGATAAGAGCATCACGAGTGCTCGGTCACGAGCTTGTCACCGCCCGATACACTGGCGATAGCACATTTAATTATCGGCTCAACCATGGCTTTATTTGGAGCGCGTCTGCGATTTTCCCCGACACAGAATACCTAGCGGTGGTGCCGCAAGGAGAGGATCTGATTGATGCCAGACACACGTTTCTT AGTGGAAAGTTGGCTGATTACGACACGTACGAGGATCCAGTGAAGCACGGCCTCCTGAGCCTTTACACCGCTCCAGTTGGAGGACGCCACCAGGCAGAAGCACCACGGAGGCCTTGCTCCACCACTCCCATCGATATCCTCGTGTCTGCGGTGCCACCGCGTTACCCAACCCCGGCTCACGGCAGTATCGCCGCGGGGGTGACGCCAGATACCATCTGTTTAGCATACGTAACCGTTCGTGATCACAATACCGCCCCTAATTATAAGCGCTACCGTGAGAGGGACTCACGAGCGTACG CTAAAGATAAGGGTTTGGAGAGCTTGATGACTGCGCTGGATTTCTCGCAGGCCTTTGACTCG ACGGTCAAGCTGGTGCACAAAACTATTCagacgggaaaacctgaatatctaagaaaaaaactggtttttagacATGAAGTCAATAAGCGCAGTACTCGACAGGATGGCCTACTGCACCTGCCAAGGACAAGATTGGAGACAGGGAAAAAAGCGTTTAGATATTTTGGACCTGCTAA ACATGCTCGCAGCCACCTGGAGACCAAGAGTCACCATTACCCTCATAGCCAGTTCCAGTGTAACAGTTCTATGCCTTTTTCAGACATGCTCGCAGCCACCTGGAGTCCAAGAGTCACCATTGCCCTCATAGCCAGTTCCAGTGTAACATTTCTATGCCTTTTTCAGACATACTCGCAGTCACATGGAGGCCAAGAGAAGCCATTGTCCTCATTTCCAGTTCCAGT ACATGCTCGCAGCCACCTGGAGACCAAGAGTCACCATTGTCCTCATTGCCAGTTCCAGTGTAACAGTTCCACCCATCTCAACAGGCATCTTAGGCTGCACACGGGAGCAAAGCCTTTTCATTGTCCTCATTGCGACTTCTCTTGCAACCTACTG GAGAACCTCCGCAAGCATGTCCTCTCGACCAAGAAACATCCTGGCAAGTGCCTTTACTCTTGCCAAGAAACTTCTTGCGACTTTACTTCCAACTTCGCCAAGGACTTCCGCGTGCATCTGGTCTCTGTGCACGGCCAGACCGCCAGTGCCGCCACTTCCTTCGTCACAGGCCTCTACAACGGTGGTGAGGATCCCCGGCACGTCGACCAGCCTTTGCCCGTCACCTCCAAGAAGTAA